The following DNA comes from Pseudodesulfovibrio senegalensis.
ACCACGACCCGCTCGGGCAGCCCCCGAACACGGGCATAGAGCACGTGCCGGGCGTGCATGTTGTCGAGCATGTTGCCGCGTATGAGCCGGGTATTGATGGCCATGGACATGAGCGACATGGACACGGCGGGCATGATCATGTGATCCAGCCCCCCCATGCCCAAAGGCGGCAGCCAGCCCAGCTGGACCGAAAAAAGCCAGACCAGCAGGAATCCCAGCCAGAACCCCGGCATGGACACCCCGGCAAAGGCCACGGCCCGCGTGAGGTGGTCGGGCAGGCGGTCCTTTTCCAGCGCGGACCAGATGCCCAGCGGCAGGCTGGCCGCAAGGGTCAGCAGCAGGGAAAACCCGGCCAGCTTGAGCGTGTTGGGAAGGTAGAACAGTATTTCCTGAAGCACCGGAAGCCCGGTGACGTAGGAACGTCCGAAGTCAAGCGTGATGGCCTTGCCCAGCCAATGGACGTATTGCACGGCCAGCGGCAGATCGAGGCCCAGCTCCTGCCGGGCCACGGCCAGAGCCTCGTCCGTGGGCGGAATATTGGAAAGGCGCAGATACGACATGGCCGGATCGCCCTGCCCGAGCCTGAGTATGAGGAACACGATTGCCGATACGGCCAAAAGCATTGGCACGAGTATCAGCAACCGCTTGGCTATGTATCGCAGCATGGGCTAGTCCATGTACATTTTTTCAAACGGAATTTCGTACTTGGTACGCCCGAATTCAACACCCTTCAGCTCCGGCCGGTGCACGTAGATATTGGTCATGTAGGAAAGCGGGAAATACACGGCCTGTTCGTGCAGGGTGGTCAGGATGTAGCGATAGAGATCCTGCCGTTCCTTCTCATCCACGCTGATGAGCGCCTCGCCGATGGCCCGGTCGATTTTCTCTTTCATGGGCAGTCCCACCTGCGCCTGATAGTCCGCATGGGAAGGCTTGCGCATGGAGCTGCAGAAGGAATGCGGATCATACGGGGTTCCCCACGTGTCGCCAAAGATCATGCCGAACTCGCCGTTCTTCTGGCGCGTGAGGAACGAATCCTTTTCCTCGCCAACGAGACGCACCTTGACGCCGATGCGTTTCAGGTCGCCCTGCATGACTTCGGCAACGGATTTCTGCAGGGAATCGTTGCCCACGAAGCACAGATCAAAAGCCAGTTCCTTGCCGTCTTTGGTGCGGTAGTCCGCGCCATCGGCACGCTTCCACCCGGCTGCGTCGAGCAGCGCGCCCGCTTTTGCGGCATCAAACGAGTACGGAGCCAGCCCGAGGTTGCAATAGGGCATTTTCGGGGAAAACAGGGTATCTGCCGGAGGCTCCACGCCAAGGAAGATGTGCTTGACGATGGCGGCCTTGTTCACCCCGTGCAGGATGGCCTTGCGCACGGCGATGTCGTTGGTGGGGAACCGCTTGCTGTTGATGGCCATCACGCGGGTGGCCAGCGGCTCGGAAGCATCGGCGACAAGGTCCTTGCGGGCCGCATAGCGGGCATAGGTGTCCAGACCGATCTGGCCGCTGCCGTGCCCGCCCGACCCGTAGATCAGGTCGATCTCGCCGGTATCAAAGGCAATGGCCCGGCCATCGGAATCGGGAATGACCTTGATCAGGAGACGCTTGAAACGCGGCTTGGTGCCCCAGTAATGCTCGTTGGCCTCGAACAGGTCGTATTCACCCTTGCGCGTTTCCACCAGCTTCCACGGCCCGGTGCCGATGGGGGCCTTGATCTCCTTGAAGGTGTCGCCGCTGTCCGGGAAACCCGAGGGCGAAAGGAAACGCATGGGCCTGATCAGGCAGAGTTCCTGCAATGTCGGATAATAGGCATGCTTGAGGTTGAGCTGGAAGGTGTGGCTGTCCAGCACCTTGGTGGAATCGATCTGGGCGATGAATTCCAGCCAGCCGTGACGCTGCGCGTTTTTCAGCACCGCGTCGAAATTCATTTTCACGGCCTTGGCGTCAAAGGGCGTGCCGTCGGAAAAGAGCACGCCCTTGCGCAACGTGAAGACATAGGTCTTGCCGTCCGGGGAAACGGTCCACGATTCAGCCAGCCACGGAAGGATCTTGCCGCCTTCGCCATAGGCCACCAGCGGCTCGTAAACCATGGCCTGCGCGAACATCTGGCTCGGTGAATACGCATGCGGGTTCAGCGGTCCCACGTTCGTGGACCACGAATAGTTCAAGGTATCCTTCTGACCCGCCTGCAGCAGACCGGGGCACACGGCCAGCACAAGCAACACAAATGTAGCAACAAAATACAATCGAAACACCCTCGCCATACAACTATCCCTCGTTTTGATGTTGAAAAGAATATTCTTTTTATATTCGTGACACCTTTTACGGAGAGATACACAATGTGTCAACCGCCAACGAGCAATACCCTTCCCTGCTTTGCCGCCTCCGCAGCTTCTGGGATCGGGGGCACGCACAAGGACCGGCCCGCAAAAACGCACGAACCATGCACCTTGCCCTTGCCGGGCGTCCTGCGTATGGTCGGATTTCCTGCCGAAAAGGCCAACCAACACCATATGCCATGAACGGATATTTCATTACCGGAACCGACACCGACGTCGGCAAGACTCTCGTTACTGCGGCTCTTTTGCGCGCCCTGCTGGACAGGGGCGAATCCGCGCTGGCCGTCAAGCCGGTGCAGACCGGCTGCACTGAAACCGGCACCGGCCTTCTGGTGCCGGACGTGGAAATCTATGCCCGGCTGGCCGCTCCCTTGTTCCCGCAGGGCTACCCGCACGCATGCTGCCGCACGTTCATCCCGGCCTGCTCGCCCCATCTGGCCGCCAAACTGGCGGGCGAAACTCTGGACGCGGACGCACTGGCCCGTGCGGTACGGGAACTGGCACAGGATCGGGACACGGTTATCGTGGAAGGCGCGGGCGGCGCGGCCGTGCCCCTGAACCAGCGCCAGACCATGTTCGACCTCATGCAGCGCCTCGACCTGCCCGTGATCATCGTGGCGGACAACAAACTGGGCGCGGTGAACCACGCGCTCATGACCGTCGAGGCGGTGCGCAACCGGGGCCTGCGCGTGGCCGGGGTGGTCATGACCAACACCACGCCCGCCACGGACGAAGACGTTTCCCTGCGCCGCGACAACGTGGAAACCATTGCCCGTCACGGCAACATCTCCATTCTCGCGGACATCCCGTTCCTGTCCGGCCCGGACTTCGACATGGAGCTGGTGCGCCATGCGGCGCAGGCCCTGAACGTGCTTGACGCGAACGACCGCGTTCCAGACACCGCAGACGCCATGCGCTTTGACCGCGAGCACGTCTGGCATCCGTACACTTCGGCCACGAACCCGCTGCCCACGGCCAGGGTGCGCAGCGCGCGCGGCGTGCGCATTGTCCTTGAGGACGGGCGCGAGCTCATCGACGGCATGGCCTCGTGGTGGTGCGCCATCCACGGCTACGGCCACCCGGAACTGGATGCGGCGGCGCGCGCCCAGCTGGGACGCATGTGCCACGTCATGTTCGGCGGCCTGACCCACGCCCCGGCCATCGAGCTGTGCCGCACCCTGTGCGAAATGACGCCCGAATCCCTTGAACACGTTTTTCTGGCGGATTCCGGCTCGGTGAGCGTGGAGGCGGCCATCAAGATGGCCCTGCAATACATGCAGGCGGACGGGCAGACAAAACGCACCAAGCTGTTCACCGTGCGGGGCGGATACCACGGCGACACCTGCGGGGCCATGTCCGTGTGCGACCCGGACAACGGCATGCACCATCTCTTTTCCGGCCTTTTGCCGCAGCAGATATTCGCGCCGCGCCCGGACTGTGCGTTCCATGAACCGTTCGATCCGGCCAGCCTTGATGAGGCCGCACACATTCTGGAGCAGAACAGCGAACACGTCGCGGCCATCATCGTGGAGCCCATCGTGCAGGGCGCGGGCGGCATGCGGTTCTACCATCCGCACTACCTGAAAGGGCTGCGGGAGCTGGCGGACAAACACGGCGTGCTGCTCATCCTCGACGAGATCGCCACGGGCTTCGGCCGCACGGGCAAGCTCTTTGCCTGTGAATGGAGCAACGTGGAGCCGGACATCATGTGCGTGGGCAAGGCGCTTTCCGGTGGCTGCATGACACTGGCCGCAACGCTGGCCACGCGCAGGGTGGCCCATACCATTTCCGCGGACGGCGGCGTGTTCATGCACGGTCCCACCTTCATGGGCAATCCGCTGGCCTGCGCCGTGGCCAACGCCAGCCTCGGCCTGCTGCGCACGACCGACTGGAAAACACGGGTAAACAACATCGAAACGTGGCTGAACGAATCCCTTGCCCCGTGCCGCAGCCTGCCGGGCGTGGCGGACGTGCGCGTGCTCGGGGCCATCGGTGTCGTGGAAATGAACGAAGCCGTGAACGTGGCCCGACTACAGGAATTTTTCATCGAAAAAGGCGTGTGGCTGCGCCCGTTCGGCAGGCTCATCTACATGATGCCCGCCTATGTCATGGCCCGGAATGAAATCGGACAGCTGGCCGCGAC
Coding sequences within:
- the nikB gene encoding nickel ABC transporter permease subunit NikB, giving the protein MLRYIAKRLLILVPMLLAVSAIVFLILRLGQGDPAMSYLRLSNIPPTDEALAVARQELGLDLPLAVQYVHWLGKAITLDFGRSYVTGLPVLQEILFYLPNTLKLAGFSLLLTLAASLPLGIWSALEKDRLPDHLTRAVAFAGVSMPGFWLGFLLVWLFSVQLGWLPPLGMGGLDHMIMPAVSMSLMSMAINTRLIRGNMLDNMHARHVLYARVRGLPERVVVGRHVLVNSLIPVVTAIGMHVGELFGGAVVAESIFSWPGVGRYAVSAIYNRDYPVMQCFILIMTGIFVLMNLGVDILYAWLDPRIRLEGGGER
- the nikA gene encoding nickel ABC transporter substrate-binding protein, with amino-acid sequence MARVFRLYFVATFVLLVLAVCPGLLQAGQKDTLNYSWSTNVGPLNPHAYSPSQMFAQAMVYEPLVAYGEGGKILPWLAESWTVSPDGKTYVFTLRKGVLFSDGTPFDAKAVKMNFDAVLKNAQRHGWLEFIAQIDSTKVLDSHTFQLNLKHAYYPTLQELCLIRPMRFLSPSGFPDSGDTFKEIKAPIGTGPWKLVETRKGEYDLFEANEHYWGTKPRFKRLLIKVIPDSDGRAIAFDTGEIDLIYGSGGHGSGQIGLDTYARYAARKDLVADASEPLATRVMAINSKRFPTNDIAVRKAILHGVNKAAIVKHIFLGVEPPADTLFSPKMPYCNLGLAPYSFDAAKAGALLDAAGWKRADGADYRTKDGKELAFDLCFVGNDSLQKSVAEVMQGDLKRIGVKVRLVGEEKDSFLTRQKNGEFGMIFGDTWGTPYDPHSFCSSMRKPSHADYQAQVGLPMKEKIDRAIGEALISVDEKERQDLYRYILTTLHEQAVYFPLSYMTNIYVHRPELKGVEFGRTKYEIPFEKMYMD
- the bioA gene encoding adenosylmethionine--8-amino-7-oxononanoate transaminase: MNGYFITGTDTDVGKTLVTAALLRALLDRGESALAVKPVQTGCTETGTGLLVPDVEIYARLAAPLFPQGYPHACCRTFIPACSPHLAAKLAGETLDADALARAVRELAQDRDTVIVEGAGGAAVPLNQRQTMFDLMQRLDLPVIIVADNKLGAVNHALMTVEAVRNRGLRVAGVVMTNTTPATDEDVSLRRDNVETIARHGNISILADIPFLSGPDFDMELVRHAAQALNVLDANDRVPDTADAMRFDREHVWHPYTSATNPLPTARVRSARGVRIVLEDGRELIDGMASWWCAIHGYGHPELDAAARAQLGRMCHVMFGGLTHAPAIELCRTLCEMTPESLEHVFLADSGSVSVEAAIKMALQYMQADGQTKRTKLFTVRGGYHGDTCGAMSVCDPDNGMHHLFSGLLPQQIFAPRPDCAFHEPFDPASLDEAAHILEQNSEHVAAIIVEPIVQGAGGMRFYHPHYLKGLRELADKHGVLLILDEIATGFGRTGKLFACEWSNVEPDIMCVGKALSGGCMTLAATLATRRVAHTISADGGVFMHGPTFMGNPLACAVANASLGLLRTTDWKTRVNNIETWLNESLAPCRSLPGVADVRVLGAIGVVEMNEAVNVARLQEFFIEKGVWLRPFGRLIYMMPAYVMARNEIGQLAATVFEAIQTNRHR